From a region of the Panicum virgatum strain AP13 chromosome 2K, P.virgatum_v5, whole genome shotgun sequence genome:
- the LOC120694753 gene encoding putative cis-zeatin O-glucosyltransferase has protein sequence MESDSGVAVVTVPFPAQGHLNQLLHLSLLLASRGLPVHFAAPEPHLREARARLHGWGSGGAADSLLLSTVRFRALEVPAHESPAPDPASPFPAHMLPLFEAFCAAARAPLGALLEELSATHRRVVVLHDRMAAFAAGEAARLPNGEALGVHCLAASYNVGWADPGHALLRDHGLVFHPPDACATKEFVALAKRMGQERRRAPGAGMVVNTCRALEGEFLDVLAGIPSSDGPKLFAVGPLNPVLLPGASGGARHACLDWLDKQPPSSVLYVSFGTTSSLRQEQVRELAAALRDSGQRFIWVLRDADSADMRAEAAAGSGARLSVASSELGGSMARGAGVVVTGWAPQLEILAHGATAAFMSHCGWNSTVESLSHGKPILAWPMHSDQPWDAELVCKYLRAGVLVRPWEQRHDVTPAAAIRDAIEKVMASDEGTEMRQRAAALGEAVRGAVAEGGSSRQDLDELVAYMTR, from the coding sequence ATGGAATCCGACTCCGGCGTGGCCGTCGTGACGGTGCCGTTCCCTGCGCAGGGTCACCTGAACCAGCTATTGCACCTCTCCCTGCTGCTCGCCTCGCGGGGGCTCCCCGTCCACTTCGCCGCGCCGGAGCCGCACCTCCGGGAGGCCCGCGCGCGCCTGCACGgctggggcagcggcggcgccgccgactcCCTCCTCCTTTCCACGGTCCGCTTCCGCGCGCTCGAGGTCCCCGCGCACGAGTCCCCCGCACCCGACCCCGCGTCCCCGTTCCCGGCGCACATGCTGCCCCTCTTCGAggccttctgcgccgccgcgcgggccccGCTCGGCGCGCTCCTGGAGGAGCTCTCCGCGACCCACCgccgcgtcgtcgtcctccACGACCGCATGGCGGCGTTCGCGGCGGGGGAGGCCGCGCGGCTGCCCAACGGCGAGGCCCTCGGAGTGCACTGCCTCGCCGCCTCGTACAACGTCGGGTGGGCGGACCCCGGGCACGCCCTCCTGCGGGACCACGGACTCGTCTTCCACCCGCCCGACGCCTGCGCCACCAAGGAGTTCGTGGCGCTCGCCAAGCGGATGGGACAGGAGCGCAGGCGCGCCCCCGGCGCCGGCATGGTCGTCAACACCTGCCGCGCGCTCGAGGGCGAGTTCCTCGACGTTCTCGCGGGGATTCCCTCTTCAGATGGCCCCAAGCTGTTCGCCGTTGGGCCTCTGAACCCGGTGCTCCTCCCCGGCGCGAGCGGGGGCGCGCGGCACGCGTGCCTGGATTGGCTGGACAAGCAGCCGCCGTCGTCGGTGCTCTACGTCTCGTTCGGCACGACGTCGTCGCTCCGGCAGGAGCAGGTGCGCGAGCTGGCCGCCGCGCTGCGGGACAGCGGCCAGCGGTTCATCTGGGTGCTGCGCGACGCCGACAGCGCCGACATGcgcgccgaggccgcggcggggagCGGCGCGCGCCTGTCCGTCGCGTCGTCGGAGCTCGGCGGCTCCATGGcgcggggcgccggcgtggtggTCACCGGGTGGGCGCCGCAGCTGGAGATCCTTGCGcacggcgcgacggcggcgttcATGAGccactgcgggtggaactcgacGGTGGAGAGCCTGAGCCACGGGAAGCCCATCCTGGCGTGGCCCATGCACAGCGACCAGCCCTGGGACGCCGAGCTCGTGTGCAAGTACCTCAGGGCCGGCGTCCTGGTGCGGCCGTGGGAGCAGCGCCACGACGTCACCCCGGCTGCCGCGATCCGCGACGCCATCGAGAAGGTGATGGCCTCGGACGAAGGGACGGAGatgcggcagcgggcggcggcgctcggggaggccGTCCGCGGCGCCGTGGCCGAGGGCGGGTCGTCCAGACAGGACCTGGACGAGCTCGTTGCTTACATGACGAGGTGA
- the LOC120694754 gene encoding uncharacterized protein LOC120694754 isoform X2 produces the protein MAESLQKTPHDALLQQPPPAAPNPNPLSSPRLPAPAASLSCSLPPPPLSSPAPLRTPHASARHGPAWIWRVAAYLPRLLVGERVLEGLFLLLLRPLRLRADRVPHLLLGRRRRRGVHRLLAGLGDHQLLRNRRREASPSRAPAPTPVLSAQGGTRRHGGGRGGGHAVGRDAGGQASPAPTPSRSPNLMTTNASDRFPIPATQCRGGRCIRSEQKTTEGARGGVVCDAWDQYLGMEHTDTALYMAYTVNQRFQQ, from the exons ATGGCCGAATCTTTACAGAAAACACCCCACGATGCACTTTTGCAACAACCCCCTCCCGCAGCCCCCAACCCTaaccccctctcctctccccggctccccgctcccgccgcctccctctcctgctccctgccgccgcctcccctctcctccccggCCCCCCTCCGCACCCCTCACGCCTCCGCGCGGCACGGGCCGGCGTGGATCTGGAGGGTCGCGGCCTACCTCCCGCGGCTACTCGTCGGTGAGCGCGTCCTTGAAGGCCTCTTCCTTCTCCTGCTCCGCCCTTTGCGCCTCCGCGCCGACCGCGTCCCCCACTTGCTCctgggacggcgacggcgccgaggCGTGCACCGCCTCCTAGCCGGCCTTGGCGACCACCAGCTCCTCAGGAACCGGCGGAGGGAGGCGTCGccttctcgggctccggctccaactccagtTTTATCAGCACAGGGAGGGACGCgtcgccatggaggaggaaggggaggaggccATGCCGTCGGCCGCGATGCTGGGGGGCAAGCGTCCCCTGCACCAACCCCGTCCCGCTCGCCCAATTTGATGACAACCAACGCGAGCGACCGCTTCCCTATCCCTG CCACACAATGCAGGGGCGGCAGGTGTATCAGGAGCGAGCAGAAAACCACAG AGGGAGCGAGGGGTGGAGTGGTCTGTGATGCTTGGGACCAGTATCTTGGGATGGAGCATACTGACACTGCACTCTACATGGCCTATACAGTGAATCAG AGGTTTCAGCAGTAA
- the LOC120694754 gene encoding uncharacterized protein LOC120694754 isoform X3 — protein MAESLQKTPHDALLQQPPPAAPNPNPLSSPRLPAPAASLSCSLPPPPLSSPAPLRTPHASARHGPAWIWRVAAYLPRLLVGERVLEGLFLLLLRPLRLRADRVPHLLLGRRRRRGVHRLLAGLGDHQLLRNRRREASPSRAPAPTPVLSAQGGTRRHGGGRGGGHAVGRDAGGQASPAPTPSRSPNLMTTNASDRFPIPATQCRGGRCIRSEQKTTEGARGGVVCDAWDQYLGMEHTDTALYMAYTVNQ, from the exons ATGGCCGAATCTTTACAGAAAACACCCCACGATGCACTTTTGCAACAACCCCCTCCCGCAGCCCCCAACCCTaaccccctctcctctccccggctccccgctcccgccgcctccctctcctgctccctgccgccgcctcccctctcctccccggCCCCCCTCCGCACCCCTCACGCCTCCGCGCGGCACGGGCCGGCGTGGATCTGGAGGGTCGCGGCCTACCTCCCGCGGCTACTCGTCGGTGAGCGCGTCCTTGAAGGCCTCTTCCTTCTCCTGCTCCGCCCTTTGCGCCTCCGCGCCGACCGCGTCCCCCACTTGCTCctgggacggcgacggcgccgaggCGTGCACCGCCTCCTAGCCGGCCTTGGCGACCACCAGCTCCTCAGGAACCGGCGGAGGGAGGCGTCGccttctcgggctccggctccaactccagtTTTATCAGCACAGGGAGGGACGCgtcgccatggaggaggaaggggaggaggccATGCCGTCGGCCGCGATGCTGGGGGGCAAGCGTCCCCTGCACCAACCCCGTCCCGCTCGCCCAATTTGATGACAACCAACGCGAGCGACCGCTTCCCTATCCCTG CCACACAATGCAGGGGCGGCAGGTGTATCAGGAGCGAGCAGAAAACCACAG AGGGAGCGAGGGGTGGAGTGGTCTGTGATGCTTGGGACCAGTATCTTGGGATGGAGCATACTGACACTGCACTCTACATGGCCTATACAGTGAATCAG TGA
- the LOC120694752 gene encoding RNA pseudouridine synthase 6, chloroplastic-like, protein MPKPAASVASLLPQLWHRRLLPPTLVPRALSSFSPLLTIHSAPRCRSPLSPCTHLTAAAVSTAAAVDAPTTAPYPVYDRLLPCPLQDDPPRIEHLVAREDEMAGDFISRSLGLPPLYVADLIKFGAVYYALVAPQPPPYAAPEHVRIFREVTDPSVLRRRASIKGKTVREAQKTFRVTDPNQPLEAGTYLRVHVHPKRFPRCYEIDWKSRVIAVADDYVVLDKPAATSVGGATDNIEESCAVFTSRALGLETPLMTTHQIDNCSEGCVVLSKTKEFCSVFHGLIREKQVKKVYLALTTAPVSIGIITHYMRPVNRAPRLVSEDHIGKWYLCQMEILDCKKVPWPSSSIRKVYSVNDCGWPQQEAAYECKINLLTGKTHQIRAQLAAIGTPIIGDSAYMTAAMAAMANPSINPFGRERLSYNSEEEKEAAIEAWIAAHGKEPKSVIGLQASEISWDYEGEHHSYKAGVPWWRQDSVESDLV, encoded by the exons ATGCCGAAGCCGGCGGCCTCCGTCGCCTCGCTCCTCCCGCAGCTATGGCACCGCCGATTGCTTCCCCCTACCCTCGTCCCGCGAGCCCTTTCCTCCTTCTCTCCCCTCCTCACCATCCACTCGGCACCACGCTGCCGCTCCCCGCTCTCGCCTTGCACTCACCTCACCGCTGCCGCAGTGTcaaccgccgccgcggtggatGCCCCAACAACCGCACC GTACCCAGTGTATGATCGGCTTCTGCCGTGCCCCTTGCAAGATGACCCTCCAAGAATCGAGCACCTTGTTGCTCGGGAGGACGAGATGGCGGGCGATTTCATCTCCAGGTCTCTCGGCCTTCCTCCTCT GTATGTTGCAGACCTTATCAAGTTTGGGGCTGTGTATTATGCTCTTGTTGCGCCACAGCCGCCCCCATACGCAGCTCCAGAGCATGTTAGGATCTTTAGGGAAGTGACGGATCCATCAGTCCTGCGCCGGAGGGCGTCCATTAAGGGGAAGACTGTGAGGGAGGCGCAGAAAACATTTAGGGTGACGGATCCCAACCAGCCGCTTGAGGCTGGCACGTATCTACGGGTTCATGTGCACCCCAAAAGGTTTCCGAG GTGTTATGAAATTGACTGGAAATCCAGGGTAATAGCGGTTGCTGATGACTATGTTGTCCTCGATAAACCAGCTGCAACATCA GTGGGAGGAGCAACTGATAACATTGAGGAATCCTGTGCAGTGTTTACTTCACGGGCACTAGGGTTGGAAACACCATTAATGACAACTCACCAAATTGACAACTGCTCTGAAGGCTG TGTGGTATTGTCTAAAACTAAAGAGTTCTGCTCAGTTTTCCATGGACTGATAAGG GAAAAACAGGTTAAAAAAGTTTATCTTGCGCTTACTACAGCACCTGTGTCTATAGGAATAATTACGCATTATATGCGTCCTGTTAATCGCGCTCCTAGATTAGTTTCAGAAG ATCATATTGGAAAATGGTACCTCTGTCAAATGGAGATACTTGATTGTAAGAAGGTACCATGGCCAAGCTCTTCGATCAGGAAAGTTTACAGTGTAAATGACTGTGGATGGCCCCAGCAAGAAGCTGCCTATGAATGTAAAATCAATCTCTTGACAGGCAAAACTCATCAG ATAAGGGCACAGCTTGCTGCGATAGGCACTCCAATTATAGGGGATTCTGCATACATGACTGCAGCAATGGCAGCGATGGCTAATCCAAGCATAAACCCATTTGGTAGGGAGAGGCTGAGTTACAATAGTGAAGAGGAGAAAGAAGCTGCCATTGAAGCATGGATTGCTGCCCACGGCAAGGAACCAAAATCCGTAATTGGCCTGCAAGCATCAGAGATCTCATGGGACTATGAGGGTGAACACCACAGCTATAAGGCAGGGGTCCCGTGGTGGCGGCAGGACTCAGTGGAGTCTGACCTTGTATGA
- the LOC120694754 gene encoding uncharacterized protein LOC120694754 isoform X1: MAESLQKTPHDALLQQPPPAAPNPNPLSSPRLPAPAASLSCSLPPPPLSSPAPLRTPHASARHGPAWIWRVAAYLPRLLVGERVLEGLFLLLLRPLRLRADRVPHLLLGRRRRRGVHRLLAGLGDHQLLRNRRREASPSRAPAPTPVLSAQGGTRRHGGGRGGGHAVGRDAGGQASPAPTPSRSPNLMTTNASDRFPIPATQCRGGRCIRSEQKTTEGARGGVVCDAWDQYLGMEHTDTALYMAYTVNQTFFFEGVNSLIR; this comes from the exons ATGGCCGAATCTTTACAGAAAACACCCCACGATGCACTTTTGCAACAACCCCCTCCCGCAGCCCCCAACCCTaaccccctctcctctccccggctccccgctcccgccgcctccctctcctgctccctgccgccgcctcccctctcctccccggCCCCCCTCCGCACCCCTCACGCCTCCGCGCGGCACGGGCCGGCGTGGATCTGGAGGGTCGCGGCCTACCTCCCGCGGCTACTCGTCGGTGAGCGCGTCCTTGAAGGCCTCTTCCTTCTCCTGCTCCGCCCTTTGCGCCTCCGCGCCGACCGCGTCCCCCACTTGCTCctgggacggcgacggcgccgaggCGTGCACCGCCTCCTAGCCGGCCTTGGCGACCACCAGCTCCTCAGGAACCGGCGGAGGGAGGCGTCGccttctcgggctccggctccaactccagtTTTATCAGCACAGGGAGGGACGCgtcgccatggaggaggaaggggaggaggccATGCCGTCGGCCGCGATGCTGGGGGGCAAGCGTCCCCTGCACCAACCCCGTCCCGCTCGCCCAATTTGATGACAACCAACGCGAGCGACCGCTTCCCTATCCCTG CCACACAATGCAGGGGCGGCAGGTGTATCAGGAGCGAGCAGAAAACCACAG AGGGAGCGAGGGGTGGAGTGGTCTGTGATGCTTGGGACCAGTATCTTGGGATGGAGCATACTGACACTGCACTCTACATGGCCTATACAGTGAATCAG acttttttttttgaaggagtCAATTCATTAATTCGATAA